One region of Candidatus Neomarinimicrobiota bacterium genomic DNA includes:
- a CDS encoding NAD(P)H-dependent oxidoreductase, whose translation MILIISSSLNPNSLSRVMAQQVKIRLEENNAEAEFIDMRNYDLPFCDGDSCYNHPKVKEVKEKIQSARAILCASPVYNYDVNAVLKNLVELTGKAWENKTVGLVCSAGGQGSYMSPMPFLNSLMLDFRCHIIPRFVYTTKFAFTDGAISDENLKNRIKELSAELKNTRR comes from the coding sequence ATGATACTCATTATCAGTTCAAGTTTGAATCCCAACAGCCTGAGCAGGGTCATGGCTCAACAGGTCAAGATTAGACTTGAGGAAAATAATGCGGAAGCTGAATTTATTGATATGCGTAATTACGATCTTCCTTTTTGCGATGGAGACTCATGTTACAATCATCCGAAAGTAAAGGAAGTAAAGGAAAAAATACAGTCAGCTCGTGCGATTTTATGTGCATCGCCTGTTTATAATTACGATGTGAATGCTGTTTTGAAAAATCTGGTCGAACTTACAGGAAAAGCATGGGAAAATAAAACTGTTGGACTTGTATGTTCGGCCGGTGGACAGGGTAGTTATATGAGTCCGATGCCATTTTTAAACAGTTTGATGCTGGATTTCAGGTGCCACATAATTCCACGCTTTGTTTACACTACAAAATTCGCATTTACAGATGGCGCCATATCTGACGAAAATTTGAAGAACAGAATTAAAGAATTATCAGCTGAATTAAAAAATACAAGAAGATAA
- the pip gene encoding prolyl aminopeptidase yields MEKDLTLKDVFPPIDPYNGFMLDVSSLHSIHVEESGNPNGKPALFLHGGPGGGIEPIYRQYFDPEKWRLILIDQRGCGKSLPFAELEENTTWELVEDIEKVREYLGIKNWVVFGGSWGSTLSLAYAETYPDRVIGLILRGIFMLRKKELQWFYQEGASEIYPDAFEHYVKPILEEDRDDFLHAFYKRLTSKDRMTRLEAAKAWSIWEGATSKLYADSNLVERFGKDKFAEAFARIECHYFVNGGWFNPEDQLLRDINKIRHIPAVIIQGRYDVVCPATSAWELHKAWPEADFHIVQDAGHSMSEPGIRSKLIEATEKFATL; encoded by the coding sequence ATGGAAAAAGATTTAACATTAAAAGACGTTTTCCCACCCATTGATCCGTATAATGGATTTATGTTAGATGTTTCTAGTCTGCATTCAATTCATGTAGAAGAGTCTGGGAATCCGAATGGTAAACCGGCTCTCTTCCTACATGGTGGGCCCGGAGGCGGAATTGAACCAATCTATCGCCAGTATTTCGACCCCGAGAAATGGCGACTGATTCTAATAGACCAGCGCGGCTGCGGAAAGAGTTTGCCGTTTGCCGAACTCGAAGAAAATACTACCTGGGAACTTGTAGAAGATATTGAGAAAGTCCGCGAATATTTGGGAATAAAGAACTGGGTAGTTTTCGGTGGAAGTTGGGGAAGCACCCTTTCTCTAGCCTATGCAGAAACGTATCCCGATCGTGTGATAGGGTTAATCCTGAGAGGTATATTTATGCTCAGAAAAAAGGAACTGCAATGGTTCTATCAGGAAGGCGCTAGTGAAATTTATCCGGACGCTTTCGAGCATTATGTAAAACCTATCCTTGAAGAGGATCGAGATGATTTTCTGCATGCTTTTTATAAACGCTTGACCTCTAAAGACAGGATGACTCGATTGGAAGCTGCCAAAGCCTGGTCAATTTGGGAAGGCGCAACCAGCAAACTGTATGCAGACTCAAATTTGGTTGAACGGTTCGGAAAGGACAAATTTGCGGAAGCCTTCGCGCGCATAGAATGCCATTATTTTGTGAATGGAGGATGGTTTAACCCGGAAGACCAGCTCCTGCGGGACATCAATAAAATTCGGCACATACCGGCCGTAATCATTCAAGGGCGGTATGATGTTGTATGTCCAGCAACTTCTGCTTGGGAGTTGCACAAAGCCTGGCCCGAAGCAGACTTTCATATTGTTCAGGATGCCGGTCATTCCATGTCTGAACCGGGAATTCGCTCAAAATTGATAGAAGCAACGGAGAAGTTTGCTACTTTGTAA
- a CDS encoding oxidoreductase, whose protein sequence is MAGQSRKKTKTLEVMVADVIRETPDTSTIIFFTGNDHLDYAPGHFLTIEPHQFPALERWTAYLEDQKGRREPPRAYSMASSPDEHHLAITVKEERYVTDVTKYPPLLSPILAYRTVRGTKMKITGFAGPYTLPKDGVPESILHICAGSGIVPNWSILKYCLRNHPDMKHRLIYSNKTWADTIFGEGLLDLQRQFPENLEIVFTITREDTFLKNGATLQKGRITRDLIEKTIEELDNPMLYVCGPALSKWDKLLAKKNGTTPPPRFMESALGLLEDLGVDKKSITKESYG, encoded by the coding sequence ATGGCTGGCCAATCCCGAAAGAAAACTAAAACCCTTGAAGTCATGGTTGCGGATGTAATTCGTGAGACTCCCGATACTTCAACGATAATCTTTTTTACCGGCAATGACCATCTTGATTACGCGCCGGGGCATTTTCTAACAATTGAACCCCACCAGTTTCCAGCACTCGAACGGTGGACTGCATATCTTGAGGATCAAAAGGGTAGAAGAGAACCTCCTCGGGCGTATTCTATGGCAAGTTCACCGGATGAACATCACCTTGCGATCACAGTCAAGGAAGAACGTTATGTTACCGATGTCACTAAATATCCTCCACTTTTATCCCCGATCTTGGCCTACCGCACTGTCCGGGGAACCAAAATGAAAATCACCGGATTTGCCGGTCCGTATACACTCCCGAAGGATGGGGTTCCTGAGAGTATTCTGCATATTTGTGCCGGTAGTGGAATCGTCCCAAACTGGAGTATTTTGAAGTATTGTCTTCGTAACCATCCCGATATGAAACACCGCCTCATTTATAGTAATAAAACGTGGGCAGACACTATTTTTGGCGAAGGATTACTTGATTTGCAGAGACAATTTCCTGAAAACCTAGAAATAGTATTTACCATAACCCGTGAAGACACTTTCCTGAAAAATGGCGCAACCTTACAAAAAGGTAGGATTACGAGAGATTTAATAGAAAAAACGATTGAAGAGCTTGATAACCCGATGCTGTATGTTTGCGGTCCGGCTTTGTCTAAATGGGATAAATTGTTAGCCAAAAAGAATGGAACTACCCCACCGCCTAGATTTATGGAATCTGCCTTGGGATTGTTGGAAGATCTGGGGGTAGATAAAAAAAGCATTACAAAGGAATCCTACGGTTAA
- a CDS encoding prepilin-type N-terminal cleavage/methylation domain-containing protein: MESLKKGFTMIEIMVVVVIVAILAAVAVPIYIDYVESARASEAKSVIGSITNGAKMYRQTYGEWPSDVEEIESAGQISVDRATKRQWIFEIQMPERVLATSTSEMEGGEGKVVEYNAETGQYTGYGTKKRN; the protein is encoded by the coding sequence ATAGAATCCCTAAAGAAGGGTTTCACAATGATCGAGATTATGGTTGTGGTTGTAATTGTCGCGATTTTAGCGGCGGTAGCTGTGCCTATTTATATTGATTATGTTGAAAGTGCCCGTGCGTCTGAGGCGAAATCGGTAATTGGAAGTATCACAAATGGTGCAAAGATGTATCGGCAAACGTACGGCGAATGGCCGTCAGATGTTGAAGAAATTGAAAGTGCAGGACAAATAAGTGTCGATCGAGCAACCAAACGTCAATGGATTTTCGAAATCCAAATGCCCGAACGTGTTCTTGCTACCAGCACCAGTGAAATGGAAGGTGGCGAAGGAAAGGTTGTTGAATACAATGCCGAAACGGGACAATACACAGGGTACGGAACCAAAAAACGTAATTAG